The following proteins are co-located in the Vigna angularis cultivar LongXiaoDou No.4 chromosome 2, ASM1680809v1, whole genome shotgun sequence genome:
- the LOC108319005 gene encoding 3'-5' exonuclease produces MKKVAEEESGFTRLASFVCDCEPFTEEELESIEASLSNPNNKRRFDDLTPRRSPRRSPRRRRLPESLIALQHPNISSLSPRPGYSRMRLSAIKFSGRIMYSRTFDSVYKAAAKLLQALDEKNREIVQSAIGFDIEWKPSFTKGVPPGKVAVMQICTDSSHCHVLHLIHSGIPPNLQLLLEDPTVLKVGVGIDSDAMKVFRDYKISVKGVMDLAFHANQKLGGDHKWGLSSLTEKLLSKQLKKPNKIRLGNWETPVLSKEQLEYAATDAFVSWYLYQAIKDLPDAQFTDKSGEVDGLRQD; encoded by the exons ATGAAGAAAGTGGCGGAGGAGGAGAGTGGTTTCACGCGCCTTGCCTCATTCGTCTGCGATTGTGAGCCTTTCACGGAGGAAGAGCTTGAAAGCATCGAAGCTTCTCTTTCCAACCCTAACAACAAACGACGGTTTGACGATCTCACTCCCCGCCGCAGTCCCCGCCGCAGTCCCCGCCGCCGTCGCTTGCCCGAATCGCTCATCGCACTTCAACACCcaaatatttcttctttatccCCTCGTCCAG GCTATTCAAGAATGAGATTATCTGCAATTAAGTTTAGTGGTCGAATTATGTACAGCAGGACTTTTGATTCTGTATATAAAGCTGCAGCAAAACTCTTACAAGCCCTGGacgaaaaaaatagagagattGTGCAATCTGCAATTGGATTTGACATTGAGTGGAAACCTTCCTTCACTAAAG GCGTTCCACCCGGAAAGGTAGCAGTCATGCAGATATGTACTGACAGTAGTCATTGCCATGTTCTACATTTAATTCATTCTGGAATCCCTCCAAATTTGCAGCTTTTGCTTGAAGATCCCACAGTTCTGAAG GTTGGAGTTGGGATTGATAGTGATGCTATGAAGGTTTTTAGAGATTATAAAATATCTGTCAAAGGTGTGATGGATCTTGCTTTCCATGCCAATCAGAAGCTTGGTGGTGATCACAAGTGGGGTCTTTCATCTTTGACTGAAAAACTTTTATCGAAACAG CTGAAAAAGCCCAATAAAATAAGACTTGGAAATTGGGAGACTCCTGTTTTGTCAAAGGAGCAACTAGAGTACGCTGCTACCGATGCTTTTGTTTCTTGGTATCTTTATCAG GCAATTAAAGATCTCCCGGACGCCCAATTCACGGACAAAAGTGGCGAAGTTGATGGTCTACGGCAGGACTGA
- the LOC108319056 gene encoding DNA repair protein RAD50, producing MSTVDKMLIKGIRSFDPENKNVITFFKPLTLIVGPNGAGKTTIIECLKLSCTGELPPNARSGHSFIHDPKVAGETETKGQIKLRFKTAAGKDVVCVRSFQLTQKASKMEYKAIESVIQTISPHTGEKVSLSYRCADMDKEVPALMGVSKAILENVIFVHQDEANWPLQDPSTLKKKFDDIFSATRYTKALEVIKKLHKEQAQEIKTYKLKLEHLQTLKDAAYKLRESIAHDQEKTESVKCQVLELEDNIKQLEDKIHHAEETLKDLRKLQEQISTKTAQRSTLLKEQEKQHAALVEENVDSDELLMEWKTKFEERIAILEAKIRKLERELNDAAEKGTALMNIIGHTIKEIAKLQAEAEVHMSLKNERDSSIQDLFTTYSLGSLPNSPFSDEVALNLFRRVKLRLADLEKDLDDKKKANDKELEMAWKCYMNANDRWKDTEAKIKAMQGIKEGNLKRIKEKKNELDSSELQMTNVNLSHIDERERNLKNEIERKGSQLSQRQFETTIRQMQNEIYSVDQKIKTVNREKDIMTADSEHRVMLSHKKAELENRKKKHKKIFDDLKDKIRKVLKGRVPLDKDVKKDITEALRAVGVEFDDVKEKHRDAEKEVNMLQIKIQEVNCNLSKHHKDLESRKRFIESKLQSLDQQCSGLDSYLKVLESSKEKRDVQRSKYNIADGMRQMFDPFERVARAHHVCPCCERPFSPEEEDNFVKKQRVKAASSAEHMKVLAVESSNAESHFQQLDKLRMVYEEYVKLGKETIPNTEKELQQLKDEMDEKSQALDDVLCVLAQVKTDKDLVDTLVQPVENADRLFQDIQDLKKQVEDLEDELNFRGQGVRTLEEIQLELNTLQSTKDNLQSELERLREEQRHREKDLSNIRIRWLNLKEEKLKATNVLQSVSRLEEELERLTEENTQVDLDEKHLADDLGSFSSEKDKLLTNHNDMKIRLNREYEDLAEQKRSYQQEAESLFRMNSKIKEYSDLRKGDRLKELQEKHSLSQSQLQSCDARKQEILAELVKSKDLMQNQDQLRRKIDDNLNYRKTKAEVDELGHEIETLEENILKAGGISTIETERQKLSQERERLLSEVNRCRGTMSVYQSNISKNKVDLKQTQYKDIDKRYFDQLILLKTTEMANKDLDRYYNALDKALMRFHTMKMEEINKIIRELWQQTYRGQDIDYISIHSDSEGAGTRSYSYKVVMQTGDAELEMRGRCSAGQKVLASLIIRLALAETFCLNCGILALDEPTTNLDGPNAESLAAALVRIMEDRKGQENFQLIVITHDERFAQLIGQRQHAERYYRVSKDDLQHSIIESQEIFD from the exons ATGAGCACCGTTGATAAAATGCTGATCAAGGGCATCCGGAGTTTCGACCCGGAGAACAAGAACGTCATCACCTTCTTCAAGCCCTTAACCCTAATCGTTGGTCCCAACGGTGCCGGCAAGACC ACCATCATCGAGTGCTTGAAGCTTTCCTGCACCGGCGAGTTGCCTCCTAACGCCAGGTCTGGCCACAGTTTCATCCACGACCCCAAG GTCGCTGGGGAAACCGAAACCAAGGGACAGATTAAGCTCCGATTCAAGACGGCCGCCGGTAAAGACGTCGTCTGCGTCAGGTCCTTTCAGCTTACGCAAAAGGCCTCTAAAATGGAATACAAGGCTATTGAGAGTGTGATTCAAACCATTAGTCCTCATACTGGAGAG AAAGTTAGCCTCAGCTATCGATGCGCTGACATGGATAAAGAAGTTCCAGCGCTCATGGGTGTTTCCAAGGCCATTCTCGAAAATGTTATATTCGTTCACCAAGATGAAGCCAACTGGCCCCTACAGGATCCTTCCACTTTAAAGAAGAAGTTTGACGATATCTTTTCCGCAACTCG ATACACCAAGGCATTGGAAGTTATAAAGAAACTTCATAAGGAGCAGGCTCAAGAGATAAAGACTTACAAGCTCAAACTCGAACATCTTCAAACTCTCAAAGATGCTGCTTATAAG cTACGGGAAAGCATTGCACACGATCAAGAGAAAACAGAGTCTGTAAAGTGTCAAgtactggagttggaagatAACATTAAACAATTGGAGGATAAAATTCATCATGCAGAGGAAACGTTAAAAGATTTGCGGAAGCTGCAAGAGCAGATATCAACTAAAACTGCTCAGCGAAGCACCCTGCTTAAGGAACAAGAGAAGCAACATGCTGCTCTTGTTGAGGAGAATGTAG attcTGATGAGTTATTGATGGAATGGAAGACCAAGTTTGAAGAAAGGATTGCAATTTTAGAAGCAAAGATAAGAAAGTTGGAAAGAGAATTGAATGATGCTGCCGAGAAAGGTACTGCCCTCATGAATATCATTGGTCATACCATCAAAGAGATTGCCAAACTACAAGCGGAAGCAGAA GTTCACATGTCTTTGAAGAATGAGCGTGATTCCTCCATTCAAGATCTTTTTACGACATATAGTTTAGGGTCTCTTCCAAATTCTCCTTTCAGTGATGAGGTTGCTTTAAATCTCTTCAGGCGTGTAAAATTGAGGTTGGCAGATCTCGAGAAAGATCTGGATGATAAAAAG AAAGCAAATGACAAGGAACTTGAGATGGCATGGAAATGCTACATGAATGCTAATGACCGTTGGAAAGATACTGAGGCTAAAATAAAGGCTATGCAAGGGATCAAG GAAGGCAATCTGAAGCGCatcaaagagaagaaaaacGAGCTCGATTCGTCTGAACTTCAAATGACTAATGTGAACTTATCTCACatagatgaaagagaaagaaatttg AAAAATGAGATTGAGAGGAAGGGAAGTCAACTATCTCAGAGACAATTTGAAACCACTATACGTCAAATGCAAAATGAGATATATAGTGTAGATCAAAAGATTAAGACTGTCAATCGGGAGAAGGATATCATGACTGCTGATTCAGAGCACAGAGTTATGCTATCTCATAAGAAAGCAGAGTTGGAAAATcggaaaaagaaacataaaaaaat attTGATGACCTCAAGGACAAAATTAGAAAGGTGCTGAAAGGGAGGGTTCCTCTTGATAAGGACGTGAAAAAGGATATTACTGAAGCATTAAG GGCTGTTGGAGTGGAATTTGATGATGTGAAAGAAAAGCACCGCGATGCTGAGAAGGAAGTCAATATGTtgcaaataaaaatacaagaagTTAATTGTAACCTATCCAAACACCACAAGGATTTGGAAT CAAGAAAGAGATTTATTGAATCGAAGCTTCAGTCTTTGGATCAGCAATGTTCTGGACTTGATTCTTATCTCAAAGTTTTAGAGTCTTCCAAGGAAAAAAGAGATGTACAGCGAAG CAAATATAATATTGCTGATGGCATGAGGCAGATGTTTGATCCTTTTGAAAGGGTTGCCAGAGCTCATCATGTTTGCCCTTGCTGTGAGCGGCCTTTCTCtccagaagaagaagacaatTTTGTCAAGAAG CAAAGAGTTAAGGCAGCTAGTTCAGCTGAACATATGAAAGTTCTCGCTGTAGAATCCTCAAATGCAGAGTCTCATTTTCAGCAGCTGGACAAGCTTAGGATGGTTTACGAAGAATATGTTAAACTTGGCAAGGAGACCATCCCTAATACTGAAAAGGAACTTCAGCAACTTAAAGATGAGATGGATGAGAAATCTCAGGCTCTTGATGAT GTTTTATGTGTTTTAGCACAAGTGAAGACTGACAAGGATTTAGTTGACACATTAGTGCAACCTGTTGAAAATGCTGATCGGCTTTTCCAAGACATTCAAGATTTGAAAAAACAAGTTGAGGATTTAGAAGATgagcttaattttcgaggacagGGAGTGAGGACTCTCGAAGAGATTCAACTGGAGCTTAACACCCTGCAGAGCACCAA GGACAATTTGCAATCTGAATTGGAGAGGCTGAGGGAAGAACAAAGGCATAGGGAGAAAGATCTATCAAATATTCGTATTCGGTGGCTCAATCTAAAGGAGGAGAAATTGAAAGCAACCAACGTATTACAAAGTGTTAGCAGATTAGAAGAAGAATTGGAACGTTTAACTGAAGAAAATACTCAAGTTGATCTTGATGAGAAG CATTTGGCAGATGATCTCGGATCTTTTTCCagtgagaaagataaattaCTGACTAACCATAATGATATGAAAATTAGACTCAACCGTGAGTACGAGGACCTGGCTGAGCAAAAGAGAAGTTATCAGCAAGAAGCTGAATCACTTTTCAGAATGAATTCTAAGATCAAAGA GTATTCCGATTTAAGGAAAGGAGATAGGTTGAAGGAACTGCAGGAAAAGCATTCTCTATCACAATCTCAACTTCAAAGTTGTGATGCCAGGAAGCAGGAAATTTTAGCTGAGTTAGTCAAAAGTAAAGATTTGATGCAAAATCAAGATCagttaagaagaaaaattgatgaCAACTTAAATTATAGGAAAACTAAGGCTGAAGTAGATGAGCTAGGACATGAAATTGAAACActagaagaaaatatattaaaggcTGGTGGGATCTCTACAATTGAAACTGAACGCCAGAAACTATCACAGGAGAGGGAGAGACTTCTTTCAGAG GTAAACCGGTGCCGTGGAACAATGTCTGTTTACCAAAgcaatatttccaaaaataaggTTGATCTTAAGCAGACTCAATACAAGGACATAGATAAGCGATACTTCGACCAGCTTATCCTGCTTAAG ACAACTGAAATGGCCAACAAGGATCTGGACAGATACTACAATGCACTTGATAA GGCACTGATGCGCTTCCACACAATGAAAATGGAAGAGATCAACAAAATTATTAGGGAGTTGTGGCAGCAAACCTATAGAGGGCAAGACATTGACTACATCAGTATTCATTCAGACTCCGAAGGTGCAGGGACCCGTTCCTACAGTTACAAG GTTGTTATGCAGACTGGTGATGCAGAGTTGGAGATGAGAGGAAGATGTAGTGCTGGTCAAAAG GTTCTGGCGTCTCTTATCATACGTTTAGCGCTGGCTGAAACGTTTTGTCTCAATTGTGGAATACTTGCGCTGGA
- the LOC108319070 gene encoding UDP-glucuronate 4-epimerase 6, whose protein sequence is MDRMVSPPDTSKSIKLERYNSYIRRVNSTKLLNASSKLLFRATLLVALILVFLFTFNYPPLADTTHRHLHAHSHFLSSAFGAWEKQVRHSSTPRRPNGLTVLVTGAAGFVGSHCSLALKRRGDGVLGLDNFNSYYDPSLKRARQAMLAKHQVFIVEGDLNDTPLLRKLFDVVAFTHVLHLAAQAGVRYAMQNPQSYITANIAGFVNLLEVSKSANPQPSIVWASSSSVYGLNTQNPFSELHRTDQPASLYAATKKAGEEIAHTYNHIYGLSLTGLRFFTVYGPWGRPDMAYFFFTKDILQGKTIDVYETQDGKQVARDFTYIDDIVKGCLGALDTAEKSTGSGGKKRGPAQLRIYNLGNTSPVPVGNLVSILEGLLNTKAKKHVIKMPSNGDVPYTHANVSLAFRDFSYKPTTDLPTGLRKFVKWYVGYYGPHLRPKRESLLDN, encoded by the coding sequence ATGGATCGAATGGTTTCTCCGCCGGACACCAGCAAGAGCATAAAGCTGGAGAGATACAACAGCTACATCAGGAGAGTCAACAGCACCAAGCTGCTCAACGCCTCTTCCAAGCTCCTCTTCCGCGCCACCCTACTCGTCGCCCTCATCCTCGTATTCCTCTTCACCTTCAACTACCCTCCCCTCGCCGACACCACCCACCGCCATCTCCACGCCCACTCCCACTTCCTCTCCTCCGCATTCGGCGCCTGGGAGAAGCAGGTGCGCCACTCCTCCACTCCTCGCCGGCCCAACGGCCTCACCGTCCTCGTCACCGGGGCGGCGGGCTTCGTCGGCAGCCACTGCTCCCTCGCCCTTAAAAGACGGGGGGACGGGGTGCTGGGTCTCGATAACTTCAACTCCTACTACGACCCCTCCTTGAAGCGCGCCCGCCAAGCAATGCTGGCCAAGCACCAGGTGTTCATCGTGGAAGGTGACCTCAACGACACGCCCTTGCTCCGGAAGCTATTCGACGTCGTCGCTTTCACCCACGTCCTCCACCTTGCCGCCCAGGCCGGCGTCCGCTACGCCATGCAGAACCCCCAGTCCTACATCACCGCCAACATTGCGGGCTTCGTCAACCTTCTCGAAGTTTCCAAATCCGCCAACCCCCAACCCTCCATAGTCTGGGCTTCCTCCAGCTCCGTCTACGGCCTCAACACTCAGAACCCCTTTTCGGAGCTCCACCGGACCGACCAACCCGCCAGCCTCTACGCCGCCACCAAGAAAGCCGGGGAGGAAATCGCCCACACCTACAACCACATTTACGGCCTCTCCCTCACAGGCCTCCGCTTCTTCACGGTGTACGGCCCCTGGGGGAGACCCGACATGGCCTACTTTTTCTTCACCAAAGACATCCTCCAGGGGAAGACCATCGACGTGTACGAGACGCAGGACGGGAAGCAGGTGGCTCGTGACTTCACCTACATCGACGATATCGTGAAGGGGTGCCTCGGGGCTCTGGACACCGCCGAGAAGAGCACCGGGAGCGGTGGGAAGAAGCGTGGGCCAGCCCAGTTGAGGATTTACAATCTGGGCAACACCTCCCCGGTTCCGGTGGGGAACTTGGTCTCGATTCTTGAAGGGTTGCTGAACACCAAAGCCAAAAAACACGTGATCAAGATGCCTTCGAACGGCGACGTCCCCTACACACACGCCAATGTGAGCCTGGCCTTCCGCGATTTCTCTTACAAACCCACCACCGATCTCCCCACCGGTCTCCGGAAGTTCGTGAAATGGTACGTCGGTTATTACGGACCCCACCTGAGGCCCAAAAGGGAATCTCTTCTTGACAACTGA
- the LOC108318986 gene encoding glycine-rich RNA-binding protein 4, mitochondrial has translation MAFSTTVGNVLRQGAARSTQAPVASMLNYIRCMSSSKLFIGGLSYGVDDQSLKDAFASFGDVVEARVITDRDTGRSRGFGFVNFSSDESATTALSAMDGQDLNGRNIRVSYATDRSSGPRPGGGGGGFGGGGYAPRNGGGGW, from the exons ATGGCGTTTTCTACTACGGTTGGAAATGTCTTGAGGCAGGGTGCTGCTCGCAGCACACAAGCACCTGTTGCATCCATGCTTAATTATATTCGCTGCATGTCTTCAAGCAAGCTTTTCATTGGAG GCCTTTCGTACGGAGTTGATGACCAGTCTCTTAAGGACGCATTTGCTAGTTTTGGAGACGTGGTTGAGG CAAGGGTTATAACTGATAGAGACACCGGAAGATCAAGGGGATTTGGATTTGTCAACTTCTCCAGTGATGAGTCTGCAACTACGGCACTGTCTGCAATGGACGGGCAG GATCTAAATGGGCGAAACATTAGGGTATCTTATGCAACTGATAGATCTTCTGGACCACGAcctggtggtggtggtggtggttttGGTGGTGGTGGTTATGCACCTCGTAATGGCGGTGGTGGTTGGTGA